The Corynebacterium confusum genome has a window encoding:
- a CDS encoding phosphotransferase family protein: protein METAQPDQQAIVAFAEDLLSNRFGGTQKLSDVEALTGSGHAVVLRARVANSPFLPHRSVVIKHNPATGYAVDDAAFLREIVAYQFTNSLAADVRPGPVLLAHDVDKRTVVLTDSGNTDTFAEALESADEDMRRTLLRSLGAELGQMHAGTADREQDYDLLLSRMLKKHPEYAENQVMRDKALYDSIYRGVTIAEAAGLAVPAEVKALADQAAKSLQSGRYRAFTPFDLSPDNIIVADNIHLLDYEWAGFRNVGFDVACVIAGFPQFLFAQPVSDAEADVFIEAWAREVNGLWPQFKDAGQIQHLVTACLVGWAFSSLTTMSAGGVEVLAAVLRGHEEIPLSPEQSLLRTAEHGPFSDDELLIRRDLFETFEALSRFANRCEDGDCQPAAEFGAVLAQRLREPGQR from the coding sequence CCAACCGATTTGGGGGAACGCAAAAGCTCAGCGACGTCGAAGCCTTGACCGGTTCGGGGCATGCGGTTGTGCTGCGGGCCCGGGTGGCCAATTCCCCGTTCCTCCCGCACCGCTCCGTGGTCATCAAGCACAACCCGGCCACCGGTTATGCCGTGGATGATGCCGCCTTCCTCCGGGAGATCGTGGCCTACCAGTTCACTAACTCGCTGGCGGCGGACGTACGCCCCGGGCCGGTGCTGCTGGCGCACGACGTCGACAAGCGCACGGTGGTGCTCACCGACTCCGGCAATACCGATACCTTCGCCGAGGCCCTCGAGTCCGCCGACGAGGACATGCGGCGCACGCTGCTGCGCTCCCTGGGCGCGGAGCTGGGCCAGATGCACGCCGGCACCGCCGACCGCGAGCAGGACTACGACCTGCTGCTGTCGCGGATGCTGAAAAAGCACCCGGAATACGCCGAGAACCAGGTCATGCGCGACAAGGCGCTCTATGACTCCATCTACCGCGGCGTGACCATCGCCGAGGCCGCCGGGCTGGCGGTGCCGGCGGAGGTTAAGGCCTTGGCGGACCAGGCGGCCAAGTCACTGCAGTCCGGCCGCTATCGCGCTTTCACGCCCTTCGACCTGTCGCCGGACAACATCATCGTGGCCGACAACATCCACTTACTGGACTACGAGTGGGCCGGTTTCCGCAACGTCGGCTTCGACGTCGCCTGCGTTATCGCCGGCTTCCCGCAGTTCCTCTTCGCTCAGCCGGTCTCCGACGCGGAGGCGGACGTCTTCATCGAGGCCTGGGCCCGGGAGGTTAACGGGCTGTGGCCGCAGTTCAAGGACGCCGGCCAGATCCAGCACCTGGTCACCGCATGCCTGGTCGGCTGGGCCTTTTCCAGCCTGACCACCATGTCCGCCGGCGGGGTAGAGGTGCTCGCCGCCGTACTGCGCGGCCACGAGGAAATCCCGCTCAGCCCGGAGCAGTCCCTCCTGCGCACCGCCGAGCACGGGCCGTTCAGCGACGACGAGCTGCTCATCCGCCGCGATCTCTTCGAGACCTTCGAGGCCCTGTCGCGCTTTGCCAACCGCTGCGAAGACGGCGACTGCCAGCCGGCGGCGGAGTTCGGCGCGGTGCTGGCCCAGCGCCTGCGCGAGCCCGGCCAGCGCTAA
- the ruvX gene encoding Holliday junction resolvase RuvX: MAKVTPDAPGLDDPGPGRRLGVDVGTVRIGVAVSDRDARLATPVETVARVTGFKDRDGADIDRLVELAEQYQVAEVVVGLPRDLQANGSKSVKHAKEIAFRIRRRLVKSETMVSLAPVRLADERLTTVVATQALRASGVSEKKGRKVIDQAAAVEILQSWLDARARVLSDNQNDANQ, encoded by the coding sequence ATGGCGAAAGTCACACCGGATGCTCCCGGCCTAGACGACCCCGGCCCCGGCCGGCGTCTCGGCGTGGACGTCGGCACCGTCCGAATTGGGGTAGCAGTCAGCGATCGCGACGCGCGCCTGGCTACCCCCGTGGAAACCGTAGCCCGGGTGACCGGGTTCAAGGACCGCGACGGTGCGGACATCGATCGGCTCGTTGAGCTGGCCGAACAGTACCAAGTCGCCGAAGTAGTCGTCGGGCTGCCGCGGGATTTGCAGGCCAACGGATCCAAAAGCGTCAAGCACGCCAAGGAGATTGCGTTTCGTATCCGTCGCCGGTTGGTGAAGTCTGAAACGATGGTCTCGTTAGCACCTGTCAGATTGGCGGATGAGCGTCTCACCACGGTGGTTGCAACCCAAGCCTTGCGTGCCTCTGGAGTATCCGAGAAGAAGGGCCGTAAAGTGATTGACCAAGCCGCTGCTGTGGAGATTCTCCAAAGCTGGCTGGACGCCCGCGCGCGGGTATTATCCGATAACCAGAATGACGCAAACCAATAA
- the alaS gene encoding alanine--tRNA ligase — MKTHEIRERFTAHFVNKGHEPVPSASLILDDPNLLFVNAGMVPFKPYFLGQQNPPFPNGLATSIQKCVRTLDIEEVGITTRHNTFFQMAGNFSFGQYFKEGAITNAWELLTNSIDEGGFGLDPERLWVTVYETDDEAASIWHDKIGVPEERIQRMGMEDNYWSMGVPGPCGPCSEIYYDRGAEYGKEGGPAADDNRYMEIWNLVFMQNERGEGNGKGDFEIVGELPKKNIDTGLGIERVACLLQGVDNVYETDLLRPVIDVAEELTGSKYNSNHEDDIRFRVIADHSRTGMMLILDGVTPSNEGRGYILRRLLRRIIRSARLLGATGQTIERFLTTVMDTMEPSYPEIADNRERILRVAKNEEKAFLKTLESGTYRFDEAAASVKAAGKKTLRGEDAFALHDTYGFPIDLTLEMAAEAGLEVDMPAFEAAMAEQKARAKADNRAKKHGHTDESLYREWVDNQPTVFTGYEELSSDAQVIGLVRNGEKVTEAEVGDQVEVILDQTPLYAESGGQMADRGRLVAGETTLQVDDVQKIGKKLWVHKATVTAGGLDLGTRMTAEVDAAWRHGATQAHTATHLIHAALRQVLGPTAVQAGSMNRPGYLRFDFNFTDQLTEAQMEEIALITNQAVDSNLAVNTIETSLEEAKAMGAMALFGENYGRNVRVVEIGGPFSIELCGGTHVGASSQVGPVSVLGESSVGSGARRIEAYTGLDAFKYFSKEAALVEGVSRDLKVQTEELPERIAQLSEKLKAAEKEISSLRKAQLQAQAADFVTAAREVKGFRTIMLRLPEGTDGNDLRTVATDLKNRLKDRDGVIALGAKNGEKFSFIIAATPSAVERGVKAGDIVKLFGEYVDGRGGGKPDMAQGSGRLAEGAERGFEAVKDMLESL, encoded by the coding sequence GTGAAGACCCACGAGATTCGGGAGCGCTTTACTGCGCATTTTGTGAATAAGGGCCACGAGCCCGTCCCCAGCGCCTCGCTGATCCTGGACGATCCTAACCTGCTGTTCGTCAACGCCGGCATGGTTCCCTTCAAGCCCTATTTCCTGGGCCAGCAGAACCCGCCCTTCCCGAACGGGCTGGCCACCTCCATCCAGAAGTGCGTGCGCACCCTGGACATCGAAGAGGTCGGCATCACCACCCGCCACAACACCTTCTTCCAGATGGCCGGCAACTTCTCCTTCGGCCAGTACTTCAAGGAAGGCGCTATCACTAACGCGTGGGAGCTGCTCACCAACTCGATCGACGAGGGTGGCTTCGGCCTGGACCCGGAGCGCCTGTGGGTCACCGTCTACGAGACCGACGACGAGGCCGCCAGCATCTGGCACGACAAGATCGGCGTGCCGGAAGAGCGCATCCAGCGCATGGGCATGGAGGACAACTACTGGTCCATGGGCGTGCCCGGCCCCTGCGGGCCGTGCTCCGAGATCTACTACGACCGCGGCGCCGAATACGGCAAGGAAGGCGGCCCGGCCGCGGACGACAACCGCTACATGGAGATCTGGAACCTGGTCTTCATGCAGAACGAGCGCGGCGAAGGCAACGGCAAGGGCGATTTCGAAATCGTCGGCGAGCTGCCGAAGAAGAACATCGATACCGGCCTGGGCATCGAGCGCGTCGCCTGCCTGCTCCAGGGCGTGGACAACGTCTACGAGACGGATTTGCTGCGCCCGGTCATCGACGTGGCCGAGGAGCTGACCGGCTCGAAGTACAACTCGAACCACGAGGACGACATCCGCTTCCGCGTCATCGCGGACCACTCCCGAACCGGCATGATGTTGATCTTGGACGGCGTGACCCCGTCCAACGAGGGCCGCGGCTACATCCTGCGCCGCCTGCTACGCCGCATCATCCGCTCCGCCCGCCTGCTGGGCGCGACCGGACAGACCATCGAGCGCTTCCTGACCACGGTCATGGACACCATGGAGCCGTCCTACCCGGAGATCGCCGACAACCGCGAGCGCATCCTCCGCGTGGCAAAGAACGAGGAAAAGGCCTTCCTCAAGACCCTCGAGTCCGGCACCTACCGTTTCGACGAGGCCGCCGCTTCCGTTAAGGCCGCCGGGAAGAAGACCCTGCGCGGCGAGGACGCCTTCGCCCTGCACGACACCTACGGCTTCCCGATCGACCTGACCCTCGAGATGGCCGCCGAGGCCGGCCTCGAGGTCGACATGCCCGCCTTCGAGGCCGCCATGGCCGAGCAGAAGGCGCGCGCCAAGGCCGACAACCGCGCCAAGAAGCACGGGCACACCGACGAGTCGCTCTACCGCGAGTGGGTCGACAACCAGCCGACCGTCTTCACCGGCTACGAGGAGCTGAGCTCCGACGCCCAGGTCATCGGCCTGGTGCGCAACGGCGAGAAGGTCACCGAGGCCGAGGTAGGAGACCAGGTCGAGGTCATCCTGGACCAGACGCCGCTGTACGCCGAGTCCGGCGGCCAGATGGCCGACCGCGGCCGCCTGGTGGCGGGCGAGACCACCCTGCAGGTCGACGACGTGCAGAAGATCGGCAAGAAGCTGTGGGTCCACAAGGCTACCGTGACCGCCGGCGGGCTGGATCTTGGCACCCGCATGACCGCGGAGGTCGACGCCGCCTGGCGCCACGGCGCCACCCAGGCGCACACGGCCACCCACCTCATCCACGCCGCGCTGCGCCAGGTGCTGGGCCCGACCGCGGTCCAGGCCGGTTCCATGAACCGCCCGGGCTACCTGCGCTTCGACTTCAACTTCACCGACCAGCTCACCGAGGCACAGATGGAGGAGATCGCGCTTATCACCAACCAGGCGGTGGACTCCAACCTGGCGGTCAACACCATCGAGACCTCCCTGGAGGAGGCCAAGGCGATGGGTGCGATGGCGCTGTTCGGCGAGAACTACGGCCGCAACGTCCGCGTCGTCGAAATCGGCGGCCCGTTCTCCATCGAGCTCTGCGGCGGCACCCACGTCGGCGCCTCCTCCCAGGTGGGCCCAGTCTCCGTGCTGGGTGAGTCTTCCGTGGGCTCCGGCGCCCGCCGCATCGAGGCCTACACCGGCCTGGACGCGTTCAAGTACTTCTCCAAGGAGGCCGCCCTAGTCGAGGGTGTTTCTCGCGACCTGAAGGTCCAGACCGAGGAGCTGCCGGAGCGAATCGCCCAGCTGAGCGAGAAGCTCAAGGCTGCGGAGAAGGAAATCTCCAGCCTGCGCAAGGCCCAGCTGCAGGCCCAGGCCGCGGACTTCGTGACCGCCGCCCGCGAGGTCAAGGGTTTCCGGACCATCATGCTGCGCCTGCCGGAGGGCACGGATGGCAACGACCTGCGCACCGTGGCCACGGATCTGAAGAACCGCCTGAAGGACCGCGACGGCGTTATCGCGCTGGGCGCGAAGAACGGCGAGAAGTTCTCCTTCATCATCGCCGCGACCCCGTCCGCCGTGGAGCGCGGCGTGAAGGCCGGCGACATCGTCAAGCTCTTCGGCGAGTACGTCGACGGCCGTGGCGGCGGCAAGCCGGACATGGCGCAGGGCTCCGGCCGGCTGGCCGAGGGAGCCGAGCGCGGCTTCGAGGCCGTCAAGGACATGCTGGAAAGTCTGTAA
- a CDS encoding replication-associated recombination protein A, with protein MAQEDLFGGISPSPDAEQPSGLAGRGQQMFSTHAGSPLAARMRPRTLDEVVGQKHLLDPGKPLRRLVEGSGEASVILYGPPGTGKTTIASLIASAMGQNFVGLSALDSGVKQVREVITQARHEAARGARTVLFIDEVHRFSKTQQDALLAAVENRTVLLVAATTENPSFSVVSPLLSRSLLLQLNPLGDEDLKTLVDRAVGDERGLAGRITVNAEARDQLVLLAGGDARRVLTYLEAAAEAVPDGGELDPQTIKDNVNKAVVRYDRDGDQHYDVISAFIKSIRGSDPDAALHYLARMIEAGEDPRFIARRLIVHASEDIGMADPTALPTAVAAAQAAQLIGLPEARIPLAQATIHLATAPKSNSVIGAIDAALGDVRAGKTGFVPAHLRDGHYVGAKDLGNAVGYVYPHDDPRGVVAQQYLPDTLVDAVYYQPTDHGAEKRVRGFLGRLRDIVRGRGRG; from the coding sequence GTGGCTCAAGAAGATCTCTTCGGCGGGATTTCCCCGTCCCCGGACGCCGAGCAGCCCAGCGGGCTGGCCGGCCGCGGGCAGCAGATGTTTAGCACCCACGCGGGATCGCCGCTGGCCGCGCGCATGCGCCCGCGCACCCTGGACGAGGTCGTCGGCCAAAAGCACCTGCTCGACCCAGGCAAGCCCCTGCGCCGGCTGGTCGAGGGCTCCGGGGAGGCCTCTGTTATCCTTTACGGCCCGCCGGGCACGGGCAAGACCACCATTGCCTCGCTGATCGCCAGCGCGATGGGGCAAAACTTCGTGGGCCTGTCCGCGCTGGATTCCGGCGTCAAGCAGGTGCGCGAGGTCATCACCCAGGCCCGCCACGAGGCCGCCCGCGGCGCGCGCACCGTCCTGTTTATCGACGAGGTACACCGCTTTTCCAAGACGCAGCAGGACGCGCTGCTGGCGGCCGTGGAAAACCGCACGGTGCTGTTGGTCGCCGCGACTACGGAAAACCCGTCCTTCTCCGTGGTCTCCCCGCTGCTGTCGCGCTCGCTGCTGCTGCAGCTCAACCCGCTAGGCGACGAGGATCTTAAGACGCTGGTGGACCGGGCGGTAGGCGACGAGCGGGGGCTGGCCGGCCGCATCACCGTGAACGCCGAGGCCCGGGACCAGCTGGTGCTGCTGGCTGGAGGCGACGCTCGCCGCGTGCTGACCTACCTGGAGGCCGCGGCCGAGGCCGTGCCCGACGGCGGGGAGCTGGATCCCCAGACCATCAAGGACAACGTCAACAAGGCGGTGGTGCGCTACGACCGCGACGGCGATCAGCACTACGACGTCATCTCCGCGTTCATCAAGTCGATCCGCGGCTCGGACCCGGACGCGGCGCTGCACTACCTGGCCCGCATGATCGAGGCGGGGGAAGACCCGCGGTTTATCGCCCGGCGGCTCATCGTGCATGCCTCGGAGGACATCGGCATGGCGGATCCGACTGCGCTGCCGACCGCCGTGGCCGCCGCCCAGGCCGCGCAGCTCATCGGCCTGCCGGAGGCCCGGATCCCGCTGGCGCAGGCCACGATCCACCTGGCGACCGCGCCGAAGTCGAACTCGGTGATTGGCGCTATCGATGCTGCCCTGGGCGACGTGCGCGCCGGCAAGACCGGCTTCGTGCCCGCCCACCTGCGCGACGGCCACTACGTCGGGGCGAAGGACCTGGGCAACGCCGTGGGCTACGTCTATCCGCACGACGATCCGCGCGGGGTGGTGGCCCAGCAATACCTGCCGGACACCCTGGTGGACGCGGTCTACTACCAACCCACCGATCACGGGGCAGAAAAGCGCGTGCGCGGCTTCCTGGGTCGGCTGCGGGACATCGTCCGCGGGCGCGGGCGCGGCTAG
- the mltG gene encoding endolytic transglycosylase MltG, whose product MEPKFVKRRQRGLAVLIASFVLIIGAIVYIGGQILVGDKGGSRTDFEGTGNGVTQLIQVPEGSSISQLGPDLVDKGVIKSDEAFQTAAANNVDAGSLQPGFYRLQEEMSAESAVKALLDLNNQVDLLDVQGGATLQDVSVIGGDVRYGIYSMIEKVTCEEGSCVNKDELERVASTADPEQLGAPEWAVEPVKARGDDPKRLEGLIAPGRYILDPNMSAEDILTDLVSRSAEQYNETDIVGRAQAIGVSPYELLTSASLVEREAPAGEFDKVARVILNRLDEPMRLEFDSTVNYGLEDVELATTDEDRERKTPWNTYAKQGLPDTPIASPSEEAIQAMEHPAEGEWLFFVTVDDQGTTVFTNNFDEHQEKVREALDSGILDHQRQGTNPADADKAEN is encoded by the coding sequence ATGGAACCGAAGTTCGTGAAGCGACGCCAGCGTGGCTTAGCCGTGCTGATCGCCTCCTTCGTGCTGATCATCGGTGCGATCGTCTATATCGGAGGCCAGATCCTAGTGGGCGACAAGGGCGGTTCGCGCACCGATTTCGAAGGGACGGGCAACGGCGTGACGCAACTTATCCAGGTGCCGGAAGGTTCCTCCATCTCCCAGCTGGGCCCCGACTTGGTAGACAAGGGCGTGATCAAAAGCGATGAGGCTTTCCAAACCGCGGCGGCCAACAACGTCGACGCCGGTTCCCTGCAGCCCGGGTTCTACCGCCTGCAGGAGGAGATGAGCGCGGAATCCGCTGTGAAGGCGCTGCTCGATCTGAACAACCAGGTGGATCTGCTCGACGTGCAGGGCGGTGCCACACTCCAAGACGTCTCCGTCATCGGCGGCGACGTGCGCTACGGCATCTACTCCATGATCGAGAAGGTCACCTGCGAGGAAGGCAGCTGCGTCAACAAGGATGAGCTCGAGCGCGTTGCCTCGACCGCGGACCCGGAGCAGCTGGGCGCGCCGGAATGGGCCGTCGAGCCAGTTAAGGCCCGCGGCGATGATCCTAAGCGCCTGGAGGGCCTCATTGCGCCGGGCCGCTACATCCTGGACCCGAACATGAGCGCCGAGGACATCCTGACCGACCTGGTCTCGCGTTCGGCGGAGCAGTACAACGAGACCGACATCGTGGGCCGGGCCCAGGCCATTGGCGTGAGCCCCTACGAGCTGCTGACCTCTGCCTCTCTGGTCGAGCGCGAGGCGCCGGCCGGTGAGTTCGACAAGGTCGCTCGCGTCATCCTGAACCGCCTGGACGAGCCTATGCGTCTGGAGTTCGACTCCACCGTTAACTACGGCCTGGAGGACGTGGAGCTGGCCACCACCGACGAGGACCGCGAGCGCAAGACGCCGTGGAACACCTACGCCAAGCAAGGCCTGCCGGATACCCCGATCGCCTCGCCGTCGGAGGAAGCCATCCAGGCGATGGAGCACCCGGCCGAGGGCGAGTGGCTCTTCTTCGTCACCGTCGATGATCAGGGCACAACCGTGTTCACCAACAACTTCGATGAGCACCAGGAAAAGGTCCGCGAGGCGCTCGACTCTGGCATCCTGGACCACCAGCGCCAAGGCACCAACCCGGCCGACGCGGACAAGGCCGAAAACTAG